ATATGCATTTTATTAACTTTATTCACCAGCAATTCCATTTGGAATGATGACTTCCTTGAGCAGCTGCTCTTCTTCCTTGATACGGACATAGAGGGTGATACAGTAGAGCGGGAAGAGAATGAAAAGAGCAAAGTAAGCATGACTGAGCAGTGCCAAGCCCACCAATTCTGGTACAACATTCAGGAAATAATTAGGATGTTTGACATTGCGAAAGAGCCAGTGGTCAACAAACTTATGATCCTTAACCAGCATAAGCTTGATAGTCCAAACTGGTCCTAAAAGCTTGGCAACAAGGTAGAGCATAAACATAGAAAAGAGCAACAACACAGCTCCCAGTAGGCTCACAAAGTCAAAAGCTGGCTTCTTCAGCAGCAATTCCAGAAAGCAAACCGCATAAAAAAGCATGTGCAGATACTTCATGATAGTTGAGTTTTTCACCCCGTACTCCATGCCACCCTTGGCCAGAATATCCTGCTCATTCTGAGAGGATTTCCTCAAAAACACCAAACGAAAAAGCGACACAGCCACAAAAATCACTATATTGATTGTCATAAGACCTCCTAAAATTTAATAATACATTTTATTATATAAGGAATTCCGCGGCAAAGTCAAGACTGTTGTTTACAAAATCGACCAAGATATAAAAAAGCTGCGACTAGAATTCCTAGACAAAATCCCAGTCACAGCCTCTATAAATTATTCATTTGAAACAAGCTTTTCTCACCGGTCAGACATCACAAAATTTCAACATAGGTGCTGTATTTTTCCTTGACTTTCGGAGCGATATTATCATCCGTCACAACTGCACTGAGATTGTCCAGCCGGTAAAAAGAGTAGAAAGAATAGCTGTCAAACTTGCTGTTATCGGCTACAATGTATTTGCTGATGGCATTGTTAAGGATAATCGCATCTCCATTGCCTTCCTCTTCATTGCTGGTGGTAACATTATGACCGTCAATGCCATTCGCCCCGATAAAGGCCTTAGAAACCTTGATTTCTTTCAAAAGATTATTGGCAAACTGACCGACAAAGGTTTGAGTCTTAGCCCGATAACGGCCGCCAATCAGAATTAAATCTAAATTGGCTCTTTCTTTTAACTTTTCAAAAATTGGCAGCGAATTGGTGACAATGCTGATATTCTTGCCATCCAAATAGTCTCCTATAAAATCGGTTGTGGTGCCTGACCCAATAAAGACCGCATCCCCGTCAGCAATCAAATCCGCACATTTACGGGCAATCTGCTTCTTCTCCTCAACATTCAGCATTTGCTTTTCTGAGTGGGAAATCTCGTTGAGAGCATTCTTGACCTTCTTATGGGCTCCGCCATGAACGCGGGTCAGCATGCCCTGCTTCTCCAAATCAATCAAATCCCGACGGATGGTCATATCCGTGACGCCCAGCATTTCTTTGAGGTTTTTAACAGCAACCACACCTGTTTGATCCAGTTCTTGCAGAATGATTCTATGTCTACTTTCTTTCATTTTACATTCTCCTTTTGCTCCTGAATTTCTTACAGACTCACCTTCACCTTATTATACAACAGTTCCAGCATATAAACAAAGATTTGTGAATTTTTTTATTTTAAATGGCTGATATGTTGAATTTTGATGTCGAAATTAGTTGAAATACTTCGAATCCTATTCTATAGCAAGAAGATTAAGAACTGTTCACAGCAGAAATAAGGGGGCTATAATTTACTTTGAAAAACAGGACTGCTTCAATCAGCACGCTTAAGAAAACTACATTGACTCAGACTTATAGTTCTGTAGGACAGACGATAAGGGGAGCCATCAAACAAATAAAAAAGAGAGAACTTGCATTCTCTCTCGACGCTAAAATTGCCGCCAACTCCAGTTAGCTATCTGCCTTATTTATCACCCTTGTTACGGATGACAAAGCCGGTTTTCTTTTCGCTAGAAGTATTGCGTGGCTTCTTGTGGTCCTTGCGGTAGCGATTTTCTTTGTCAAAACGCTCGTCTTTGCGACCTTTCTTAAATTGATTGCGACGGCCGCCTCGGTCACGTCGGTTGTCATTGCTGCGACGGTTATTATTTCCGCCACGACTGCCCTTGCCTTTTCCGCCAAAGCCTCCGCCAGACGGTTTGAATGGCAATGGTTTTTCACGGGCAATTTCTACTTCAGGAAGGGCATCTGGATCCTGCACCGTCAGGCTGAGGATATACATAGCCAGCTCTTCTGGGCTGAATTCTGCTGCTAGCTTGCGGGCATCCTTGCCAAATTTCTCAAAGTTAGAACGGATGCTTTCGTCAGCAAAATCGCGTTCAATCTTCTTAAGGGCAACTTTTTTCTTAGCTTGGAAAGCTTCCTCTGCAGTCGCTGGCTTAAGGCCTTTCATACGCTTCTTGGTCAGATTTTCGATAACCTGCAGATAGCCCATTTCATTTGGCGCTACGAAAGTGATAGACTGACCTGACTTACCGGCACGACCTGTCCGGCCAATCCGGTGAACATAGCTTTCTGGATCCTGCGGAATATCATAGTTGTAGACGTGGGTCACACCAGAAATGTCCAAGCCACGCGCGGCTACATCTGTCGCCACCAAGACATCCAAATTGCCGTTTTTAAAGTCGCGCAGAACGCGGAGACGCTTGCCTTGGTCCAAATCACCATGGATACCCTCTGCTCGGAAACCGCGTATTTTCAGGCCACGAGTCAGCTCATCCACTCGGCGCTTGGTCCGACCAAAGACGATAGACAGCTCTGGCTGCTCCACGTCCATCAGGCGGGTCATGGTATCAAATTTTTCATTTTCTTTGACACGGATATAATACTGATCTACCAGCTCCGTCGTCAGCTCTTTAGCAGCAATCTTGACATGCTCAGGCTCCTTCATGAACTTGACACCGATACGCTTGATAGCATCCGGCATGGTCGCTGAAAAGAGCAAGGTCTGACGTTCTTCTGGTACACGGGAAATGATAGACTCAATATCTTCCAAAAAGCCCATGTTAAGCATTTCATCCGCTTCGTCCAAGATTAAGGTTTCAATCTGATTCAGCTTAAGCGCCTTGCGTTTGATCAAATCCAAGAGACGGCCAGGTGTTCCTACGACGATATGGGCACCTGATTTGAGGGCCTTTATTTGCTTTTCGATGCTGGAGCCACCGTAGACAGAACGCACCTTGACACCCTTGCTGCGGCCAAAACGGAAAAGCTCTTCCTGACTCTGCACAGCCAATTCACGGGTCGGAGCGATAATCAATGCCTGCACAGCAGGATTATCTGTATCAATCTTCTCCAAAGTTGGGAAGCCAAAGGCTGCTGTCTTTCCTGTCCCTGTCTGAGCCTGACCAATGACATCCTTACCTGCCATAGCAAGTGGAATCGTCTGCTCTTGAATAGGGCTTGCTTCTACAAAGCCAGCTTTTTCAATCTCTGCTAGTAATTCAGCAGATAAATGTAATTCATTAAATTTCAATGTTCTTCTTCTTTCTAAAGGCGGTGCGAAGCCACCTTATAAGGCTTTTGATACTCACCTATCGAAACATGCCAAGTTCTTTTCCCTTGCTAAATCTCGATTTTCTGAGAGTATTCGCTCTTCTCTTCATAAATATGGGCTCTCAAGTCCAGGCACTAAAAAAGCGCCGACTCGGTCGCTAGCTCCCACTGAATAGAAAAACTGTATTTCTGCAACTAATCTAGTATACCACAAAAGAGCCTAAAAAGATAGGACTTGCCTGTAAAATATTTTATTAGAGCTTTCTTTTGTAAAAAATGAAAACTTGAAAATCACTTTCAAAAACATTATAATCTACAAAGAAGAAAGGAGACAGGTATGAATAAATTTTTACGAGTGGCTTTCATTTTACTGATCTTAGCTATGCTGGGCGCGGCTATGATCCAGATTTTCCAGCCCCAGCTCTTGGGCAATGAGTCCATCTATGGTCTAGCTCCCTACTGGCAACGGGAAATTGGTTTCTGGAATCTGGCTATTCTACCTTTAGTCATTGCAGCCAACATAAAGTATGATTGGTTCTATCTGCGTATGACCTTGCTAGCACTGATTCTGGGTGGGCTGGGCTTTGGCACCAACCATCTGCTAGGCTATCTGGAAAAGGCCAATCAAGCAAACTTTCTGGGCTGGATTGAAAATTATCTGCTAGTCTTCTGCTGGATCATCGGCTGAGGACTGGAATATCGAAAAAGACAAAAAAGTGATGAAGAGATTGTCTAGATAGGCAGATTCTTCACCGCTTTTTTCTTCATTATGGATACTTCTCTATATTAGCCAGCAGCTCCTCAGCAAATTGACTAGTAGTCAAAGCTGCTACTCCTTCCAGCTGACTGGCAAAATCACCTGTCACTTTTTGCTCAAAGAGAGCCTTCTCAATGGCCTTAGTCAGGAGATGAGAGACATCCGACCAACCAATGTAATCAAAGAGCATGGCCCCTGATAAGAGAAGAGAACAAGGATTAGCCCTATTTTGACCCGCTATATCTGGCGCCGTTCCATGAGTTGCTTCAAAAATAGCATGACCAGTCTCGTAATTGATATTGGCCCCTGGTGCAATACCGATTCCTCCCACCTGAGCAGCTAAGGCATCGCTGGCATAGTCACCATTTAGATTGGTCAAGGCGACAACATCAAATTTCTCTGGATAGAGCAAAATCTGCTGCAAAAAGTTATCAGCAATGACATCCTGGATGATTAGTTTTTCAGAAGCTAGATCGTCCGCATACTCTCTTTGAGCTAGTTCATAGCCCCATTTCCGAAAACCGCCCTCTGTAAATTTCTGGATATTGCCCTTGTGGACCAGAGTTACCCGGCTCAGACCTTTGGCTAGTGCATAGTCAATAGCCGCTCGTATCAGCCGCTCGCTTCCTTGCTTAGAGATAGGCTTAATCCCAATAGCAGAGCTTTCTGGAAAGCGAATCTTGTCAACCTGCATATCCTCCTGCAGGAAATCGATAACTTTTTTGACTGCATCCGTTCCACTCTCCCACTCAATCCCTGCATAGATGTCTTCTGTATTTTCCCGAAAAATCGTGATGTCAGTCTTCTCTGGGTGCTTGAGCGGACTGGGAACTCCCTTGAAATAACGAACCGGCCGCAGACAAGCATAGAGATCCAATTCCTGTCTCAGGGCCACATTCAAGGAACGAATCCCTTCTCCGACTGGGGTTTCTAGCGGGCCCTTAATGGCCACTAGATGGCTCTTAATCGTTGTCAGCGTTTCATCCGGCAGCCAGTCACCCGTCAGGTCTGCTGCTTTTTTCCCAGCCAAAACTTCCTTCCAAACAACCTTTTTCTGGCCACCATAAGCCTTTTCTACTGCCTTATCAAAGACTAGCTGGGCATTTTTCCAGATATCAACCCCAATCCCGTCACCTTGGATGTAAGGAATAATAGGAGCATCCGGCACTTGCAACCGCCCTTTCTCAAACAAAATCTTATCTGCCATTTTATCTCCTTCCTATGGGAAGATACTCCAAACCTTGAGCACCAATATAGTTAGAACGCGGCCGAATCAGCTTATTGTTCTTGCGCTGTTCCTGAATATGGGCAATCCAGCCAGCCACCCGACTCATAGCAAAAATCAGGGTGTAAATACTGCTGTCAATGCCCAATACATGGTAAACCGTAGCCGAATAGAAATCGACATTCGGTATCAGGTGCTTGGTATGCTTCATATAGGCTTCAATTTCCTCTGAAAGCTGATACCAGACCTCGTCCTTGGTTCCCTGTGTCAAGTCCTTAGCCATTTGACGCAGGTATTTTTCACGCGGATCTTGAGTCTTGTAAACTCGATGACCAAAGCCCATAATCTTCTCATGAGAGGCCAACTTGCGGTCTAGGTTGGCCTGGCAATCCCCTTCCTCTCTGATCTCTTTCAGCATATCAAAGACACATTCATTAGCACCGCCATGAAGGGAGCCCTTGAGTGCTCCAACTGCTGCTGTCACGCAGGAATAAATATCAGTCAAGGTTGAGGCGCAGACTCGAGCCGCAAAGGTTGAAGCATTGAGTTCATGGTCGGCATGGAGCACCAAGGCACAGTTGAAAGCTTTGACTTCAAGCTCACTCGCCTCTTTCCCTTTGAGCATATAGAGGAAATTAGCCGCGAATCCCAAATCATCTCTAGGCTCTATTGGAGTCTGACCCGACCTCAGTCTGGCAAAAGCCGCAATAATGGTCGGCATCTTTGCCATAAGCTGGATGCTCTGCTCATAGGTCGCTTCTAGAGACGCTTCCTCAGCATGGACATTATAAACACCCAAAAGACTGACCGTTGAGCGCAAGACACTCATGGGATGAAGGTGCTTGCGGGACTGGATGAGAATACACTGCTCCACCGCATCGCTAATGGCATAATTAGCTCGCAAATCTTCTTCAAAATGCTTGAGCTCAATCTGAGTCGGCAAATGCAAATGCCACAGCAGATAAATTACCTCTTCAAAACTTGCATGGTGCTCTACTAATTCAGAAATATTGTAGCCCGCATAAGACAAAGAATCATCCACAATCTGGCTAATTCTGGTATCACAGGCAATGGTATCTTTCAAACCGTCCGTCCGACTCATGCTCACACCTCCTCTAATTTCTTTCTAACGACCATGGGTAAAATTCCTCCATTTTCGTAGTAACGGATATCCGCCTCTGCATCAAAACGCAGCCGAGCTTTAAAAGCTATTTCTTCAGCACCTTTTCGAGCTACTACATCAACTAGCTGACCAACTTGCGGGTCCTGTGGCAGATTGATGTCGAAAGTCTCTTTGCCTGTTAAACCCAGACTAGCCGCATTTTCACCCTCTAGATACTGCAGAGGAAGAATACCCATCATGACCAGATTAGACCGGTGGATACGCTCAAAACTCTCTGCCAGCACCACCTTGACACCCAAAAGATTTGCTCCCTTAGCTGCCCAATCACGGCTGGACCCCATACCATAGTCTTTGCCAGCTAGGACAATGGTATCAATTTGCTCTTCCTTGTAGCGCATGGCCGCCTCATAAATAGACAGCAACTCTCCTTTATAATCTGTGTAACCACCAATTTTCCCATCCGCCAATTCATTTTTAATCCGAATATTGGCAAAAGTCCCCCGCATCATGACCTCATGATTCCCCCGACGGCTGCCATAGGAATTAAACTCTTGGTAATCCACTCCGTGCTCCATTAAATAGGAAGCTGCTGGGCTGTTTCTGGCAATATTTCCTGCTGGGGAGATATGGTCTGTCGTGACCGTATCCCCAAATTTTGCCAGCACAGCAAGATTTTTCAGTGGCTGAATGGCTAAATCATCAGCCAAGCCATCAAAGTAAGGTGGATTTTGAATATAGGTCGAAGCCTGGTTCCACTGATAATTTTGAGAAGAGGCTGTCGGAATCTGATTCCATTTTTCATTATCGTCAAACACATGGGCATATTCTTTTTCAAAAAGCTGGTGCGTCACATATTTTTGAACATAGTCTGCAACCAAGTCGTGCTCCGGCATCAAATCCATCAAATAAACTGGCTGCCCCTTTTGATCATAACCCAAGGGCTCACTGGTCAGATCAATATTGGTATTTCCAGCCAGAGCATAGGCGACCACCAAGGGCGGACTAGCTAGGAAATTAGCCTTGACTAATGGATTAATCCGTCCTTCAAAATTCCGATTTCCTGAAAGAACAGCACTAGCTACCAAGTCAGTATCCGTAATCGCCTGAGCCACTTCCGGTCGGAGATCGCCTGAATTTCCAATACAAGTAGTGCAGCCATAGCCAACAAGATTGAAACCAAGCTGATCCAGATAGGTCTGAAGACCGCTCTTCTTGAGATAGCCTGTGACCACCTTGCTGCCAGGAGCCAAAGAAGTCTTGACAGTCTTTGAAACCCGTAAGCCTTTTTCTACTGCTTTCTTGGCCAAAAGCCCCGCCGCCATCAGGACATAGGGATTAGATGTATTGGTACAGCTAGTAATGGCCGCGATAGCCACATGACCGGTCTTAATCGTCTCCTCGTGGTCAGAAAATTGGACCACTGCAGACTTTTCCAGCTCGCTCTCATCTAATCCAAAGCCTCGGACCCCCGCTTCCCTGACTAGACTAGCTTGAAATTCTTCTTTAGCAGCTGTTAGTTCAATCAAATCTTGGGGCCGCTTGGGTCCTGAGATGCTCGGCACAATGCTGGACAAATCAATTTCGACTACCTTGGTATAGTTCGGCTCAACCTTTTCATTATAGAAGAGGTGATTTTTTTGAGCATAGAGACGGGTCAGCTCGATATGATCTTCTGATCGATTAGTCAGGCGCATATAATTGAGCGTTTCCTCATCTATCGGAAAATAACCACAGGTAGCTCCGTATTCTGGAGCCATATTAGCCACCGTTGCTCGGTCAGCCAGACTTAGATTAGACAAACCAGGCCCAAAGAACTCGACAAATTTACCAACAACATTTTCCTGCCGCAAGATTTGCGTGACCTTTAAAGCCAAATCCGTCGCTGTCGCAATCTTAGGCAGCTTGCCCAAGAGACGAACACCAATCACCTCAGGAACTGGGAAATAAGAAGCCTCACCTAGCATGGCAGCCTCAGCCTCAATCCCACCGACTCCCCAGCCCAGAACACCGATCCCATTAATCATGGTCGTATGACTGTCCGTTCCAAACATGCTGTCCGGATAGAGTTGGCCATCCTTTTCAATGATGACATCACTGAGAAACTCGATATTGACCTGATGGATAATTCCTGTAGCCGGAGGAACTGCCCGATAATTATCAAATGATTTTTCTGCCCACTTGAGAAATTCGTAGCGCTCATTATTGCGGACAAATTCCTGGGTCATATTGGCCTCTAGAGCTGTGTCACAGCCATAAAAGTCCACCTGAACACTGTGATCAATAACTAAATCAACCGGAATTTCTGGATTAATCAGATCCGCCCGACCACCCTGACCGACAATGGCATCGCGCATACTAGCCAAATCTACTACGACAGGAACACCCGTAAAATCCTGGAGAATAACTCGGCTTGGTTTAAAAGGAACTTCTCCACTTGGTGATTTAGCTTGATAATGCATCAAAGACCTAATGTTATCTTTTGTTACGTCAATACCATCTTCCTTACGAAGAACACTTTCTAATAATATGCGAATAGAATAAGGAAGTCCTTCTATATCTCCTCCTAGTAGAGCTGAAGCTTTCCCAAGTTCTGTGTATTGGTATATTTTGCCTTTATAATTTAAATCGCTTAGGTATTCTGCCATATTTCTACCCCTCACTTATTTTAAATTGTTTTATATTATACTTTATTATGAAATTTTATGCAATAAAAATTATAATTTTTATGTTATATTTTATAACATAAAATAACAGTTTTTTAAATATAGGCAAACTGTACTAATGATTATTTTTCCCAAGCACGAAAAAACAAGCACCATTCTCGGTACTTGTTATAGTAAAAATAATTTCAAATTCTTACTTCTTATTGGCCAGCCATTTAAGAAGCTTAGTCAGGAGTCCCCAGATGATTAGACTAATAACAACAATATAAATCCAGGCATTTTTATCATTAGACAAAGGCAGAGGAACATTCATACCAAAGAAACCAGTGATAACTGCAAGCACTGCCAGAAGGACCGAAATAATGGTCAAAACCGTCAAATTATCATTCAGATTGTTGTTCAGGATGTTATTGTAGGAGCCAGAAAGCTGGCTGAGAACTTGAGCAATCAGATCAGTCATCGAAACGAGCTGACGAGCTTCAATCATGGCATCCTCAAACTGCTCGGTTTCTAACTCATCAAAACGGCGGTAAATGCCGTGGCTTTTGATATGTTCTAGGAGCATATGATTCTGCTTTGCAGCTGCAAGCAGGTAGACCATAGATGTTTCCAAGTCGGACAGAGCAAAAAGATGCTTTTTGGTAGTTGTCTGACGCAGGAGAGCATTAATCTCATCCTTGCGCTTGTCCATCCGCTCAACGACTGGATAGTAAGAATTGGAGACCAACTCCAGACTAGCGAAGAGAAACTTATAGACCGATACTGGCTCATGATGCTCGGTATAGGCTTTCATCATGTCCACAACATAGGCATTGTCTTGGTTACTAATAGTGATGAGCCGCCTCTGCTGCACCACAAAGGTCATGGGAATCGTCTCATAATGTTCCTTATCTGTCGCTAGATTAAGGACATTGTAGATAAAGACAACTGTTCCATTCTCACGATTGTAGTCCATGTGAGCCCGCTCGTTCTTATCGAGTGCATACTCGATGGTCTCTTTATCAATTTCATAATCCTGATAAATCCGGGCATTCTTTTTGAAACTATCTGAGTCAATGTTGATCCAGACAGATTGATCTTTTAATTTTCTTTCCAGAAACATGGAGCTCCTTTCTATGAGGTAGAATGATTCTCTAATAAACTAGCACCAAACTTCATAAACTCTTCCTGCAAGTAAATATGCGATGTCGAAGCACAAAACCAATCAAATTAACTACTTCGCCTGATGAAATTAGTCAAGTAGCTAGCAAGGGTCCAACAGAGCTCAGCGTTAATAACTTTAGTTTGTTATACAATCATAACAATCCCATTCACTACGACACGAAGAGGCGAAAACGATTATTTTTTCGCCGATGAGTTAGTAAGGCAGTTAGCTAGTCCGTACAATAGCGGCTAGCGTCCAACGATTAGGAACTTTAGTTCCAATTGTTGGTACTGAGTTACATCTTCTCTTCCAATTTAACATCCGGATACTTGTCCGCGAACCAGCGTAGGGCGAAGTCATTCTCAAAGAGGAAGACAGGCTGGTCAAAGCGGTCTTTGGCTAGGATATTACGGCTAGAAGACATACGCTCGTCCAGGTCATCTGGCGAAATCCAACGGACGGTCTTTTTGCCCATAGGATTCATAACCACTTCAGCATTGTATTCATTTTCCATACGGTGCTTGAAGACCTCAAACTGGAGCTGACCAACAGCCCCCAGCATGTACTCACCAGTCTGGTAATTAGTATACAGCTGAATAGCTCCCTCTTGCACCAGCTGCTCAATGCCCTTATGGAAGGACTTTTGCTTCATAACATTCTTGGCCGAAACCTTCATGAAAATCTCTGGAGTAAAGGTTGGCAGAGGCTCAAATTCAAATTTATTTTTTCCAACGGTCAGGGTATCACCGACCTGATAAGTCCCAGTATCGTAAACCCCGATAATATCTCCAGCCACGGCATTGGTCACATTTTCCCGACTTTCAGCCATAAACTGAGTGACATTAGACAGTTTGGCAGACTTACCTGTGCGAGGCAGGTTAACACTCATGCCACGCTCAAACTCACCGGACACAATACGGACAAAGGCGATACGGTCTCGGTGGCGCGGGTCCATATTGGCCTGAATTTTAAAGACAAAGCCTGAAAAATCTGGGCTGAGTGGCTCAACTACCTCGCCATCTGTCTTCTTATGGCCATGCGGTTCTGGGGCAAACTTGAGGAAGGTTTCCAGAAAAGTCTGGACGCCAAAGTTGGTCAGGGCTGAACCAAAGAAAATAGGAGTCAGCTTACCGTCCAAAATGGCTTCTTCTGAAAATTCATTCCCAGCTTCACTCAAGAGTTCAATATCTTCCTTGACCTGCTCATAGAAAGGATTGGAAGCAAAAAGCTGGTCGCCTTCTGCCAGAGTTGCAAAGCGCTCCTCACCCTTATAAAGTTCCAGACGCTCATTGTAGAGGTCATAAAGACCTTCAAAGCTCTTCCCCATGCCAATCGGCCAATTCATCGGGTAGCTAGCAATGCCCAAAATCTCTTCCAGTTCTTCCAACAAATCTAAAGGCTCGCGACCATCACGGTCCAGCTTATTCATAAAGGTAAAGACTGGAATATTCCGGTGCTTGACAACCTCAAAGAGCTTCTTGGTCTGAGCCTCAATACCCTTGGCCGAGTCAATAACCATGACCGCAGCATCCACTGCCATCAAGGTCCGGTAAGTATCTTCGGAGAAGTCCTCGTGCCCTGGCGTATCCAGGATATTGACCCGCTTGCCATCGTAGTCAAACTGCATGACAGAGGAAGTCACTGAAATCCCCCGCTGCTTCTCAATATCCATCCAGTCCGACTTGGCAAAGTTACCAGTTTTTTTCCCCTTGACTGTCCCAGCCTCACGAATCTCGCCCCCGAAGTAGAGCAACTGCTCTGTGATGGTCGTTTTCCCCGCGTCCGGGTGGGAGATAATGGCAAAGGTCCGGCGTTTCTTAATTTCTTCTTGTAAAGTCATCTTCTTCTCTTTCTTTCATTTAGGATAATGGTGAATGTTAGTAGAACTTTTTTTATTTTACATCGGAGTATTTCAATCCTTTCAACCTACCTATTATAGCGGATTTAGAGCTTTTTTTCAATTATCTTAGAAAGATAAAAAATCGCCCTTCCGAGCGATTCTATTCTCCTATGTCAATAAAATTTCCTTTAAAATCTGACAATGACACTGTTAAGGAGGAAAATTGCAAAGATGAAAATTGAAATCAGTAAATAGAGCAGGCGTTTTTTCTGGTTTCCAGTTCTTCTTTCTCTTCAGCTGTCATGGAAAAAATGGCTTTATTCCGTTTCAAGAGATAGAGGTTCAAGCCTTCTCCCCTTTGTCCGCCCGCCTTAAGAAAGCCCAAAATTTGGGGTGTTTTATTCCGTCAACAGAAGCGTCTAGTTGAACTAGCTTAAAGATTTGATAGACAAACCGTCCATTTGTTACTAGAAGCAAAGCAAGTCATAATTAAGCTTTCTAATTAAAAAAACCTGCCACATTAACTTGACAGGACTTGTAAACTTGAGATGAATTAACTTCGGACCAGACTTAACTGCTTTTTCCACCGTTTCTTAAACAAGATATCAAAAAGAACCAGTGCCAGAGAAAGGATGACCGACACAAGAAGGTACTTTATCCATAGAGGGGCATCAGGGATAAAAGGCGGACTTTTTAGCAAACCGTAATTACCTCCTGTCACTTGGTTAACGCCGACTAGGAAAAGATTGAGGCCAAAGGTGTAAGCTACAATCATGTATTTCTTGAGCAGGCTCTTGTCGTAGTGATTCATCAGATAAATCAAGGAATTAACCAAAAGGGCATAGTGGCCAATCAAGAAAGAAAAGCTGGTAATATGCGGGAAATCATAGGGATCAAAAACTGGGTAGCCCAAGGCAAAGACCGCTCCGCTGGCTCCTAAAAGAGCAAAATACTGCTTACTGCGCCATTTGTCTGGCAGAAAGACCACCGCAAACATAGCCAGGCGGCAAT
This window of the Streptococcus sanguinis genome carries:
- the acnA gene encoding aconitate hydratase AcnA, with the translated sequence MAEYLSDLNYKGKIYQYTELGKASALLGGDIEGLPYSIRILLESVLRKEDGIDVTKDNIRSLMHYQAKSPSGEVPFKPSRVILQDFTGVPVVVDLASMRDAIVGQGGRADLINPEIPVDLVIDHSVQVDFYGCDTALEANMTQEFVRNNERYEFLKWAEKSFDNYRAVPPATGIIHQVNIEFLSDVIIEKDGQLYPDSMFGTDSHTTMINGIGVLGWGVGGIEAEAAMLGEASYFPVPEVIGVRLLGKLPKIATATDLALKVTQILRQENVVGKFVEFFGPGLSNLSLADRATVANMAPEYGATCGYFPIDEETLNYMRLTNRSEDHIELTRLYAQKNHLFYNEKVEPNYTKVVEIDLSSIVPSISGPKRPQDLIELTAAKEEFQASLVREAGVRGFGLDESELEKSAVVQFSDHEETIKTGHVAIAAITSCTNTSNPYVLMAAGLLAKKAVEKGLRVSKTVKTSLAPGSKVVTGYLKKSGLQTYLDQLGFNLVGYGCTTCIGNSGDLRPEVAQAITDTDLVASAVLSGNRNFEGRINPLVKANFLASPPLVVAYALAGNTNIDLTSEPLGYDQKGQPVYLMDLMPEHDLVADYVQKYVTHQLFEKEYAHVFDDNEKWNQIPTASSQNYQWNQASTYIQNPPYFDGLADDLAIQPLKNLAVLAKFGDTVTTDHISPAGNIARNSPAASYLMEHGVDYQEFNSYGSRRGNHEVMMRGTFANIRIKNELADGKIGGYTDYKGELLSIYEAAMRYKEEQIDTIVLAGKDYGMGSSRDWAAKGANLLGVKVVLAESFERIHRSNLVMMGILPLQYLEGENAASLGLTGKETFDINLPQDPQVGQLVDVVARKGAEEIAFKARLRFDAEADIRYYENGGILPMVVRKKLEEV
- a CDS encoding magnesium transporter CorA family protein, with amino-acid sequence MFLERKLKDQSVWINIDSDSFKKNARIYQDYEIDKETIEYALDKNERAHMDYNRENGTVVFIYNVLNLATDKEHYETIPMTFVVQQRRLITISNQDNAYVVDMMKAYTEHHEPVSVYKFLFASLELVSNSYYPVVERMDKRKDEINALLRQTTTKKHLFALSDLETSMVYLLAAAKQNHMLLEHIKSHGIYRRFDELETEQFEDAMIEARQLVSMTDLIAQVLSQLSGSYNNILNNNLNDNLTVLTIISVLLAVLAVITGFFGMNVPLPLSNDKNAWIYIVVISLIIWGLLTKLLKWLANKK
- a CDS encoding peptide chain release factor 3, whose product is MTLQEEIKKRRTFAIISHPDAGKTTITEQLLYFGGEIREAGTVKGKKTGNFAKSDWMDIEKQRGISVTSSVMQFDYDGKRVNILDTPGHEDFSEDTYRTLMAVDAAVMVIDSAKGIEAQTKKLFEVVKHRNIPVFTFMNKLDRDGREPLDLLEELEEILGIASYPMNWPIGMGKSFEGLYDLYNERLELYKGEERFATLAEGDQLFASNPFYEQVKEDIELLSEAGNEFSEEAILDGKLTPIFFGSALTNFGVQTFLETFLKFAPEPHGHKKTDGEVVEPLSPDFSGFVFKIQANMDPRHRDRIAFVRIVSGEFERGMSVNLPRTGKSAKLSNVTQFMAESRENVTNAVAGDIIGVYDTGTYQVGDTLTVGKNKFEFEPLPTFTPEIFMKVSAKNVMKQKSFHKGIEQLVQEGAIQLYTNYQTGEYMLGAVGQLQFEVFKHRMENEYNAEVVMNPMGKKTVRWISPDDLDERMSSSRNILAKDRFDQPVFLFENDFALRWFADKYPDVKLEEKM
- a CDS encoding TIGR02206 family membrane protein, giving the protein MKDFLTTTKTVAPPISILWYAAMIALVLLSIWSSLKYHDNPRFVKAFKWIQIVQLLMLYSWYFGFRIPFTNSLPFYHCRLAMFAVVFLPDKWRSKQYFALLGASGAVFALGYPVFDPYDFPHITSFSFLIGHYALLVNSLIYLMNHYDKSLLKKYMIVAYTFGLNLFLVGVNQVTGGNYGLLKSPPFIPDAPLWIKYLLVSVILSLALVLFDILFKKRWKKQLSLVRS